The Cucumis melo cultivar AY chromosome 5, USDA_Cmelo_AY_1.0, whole genome shotgun sequence genome has a segment encoding these proteins:
- the LOC103491240 gene encoding type IV inositol polyphosphate 5-phosphatase 7-like isoform X1 codes for MSDENSKKSKLSWSKKMVTKWFNIKSRTGCGDYQTDHGAYEDKSSKSIEHHSQHGHMNIDDPCIDVQNYSIFVATWNVGGRSPPSNLSLEDWLHTSAPVDIYVLGFQEIVPLNAGNVLGAEDSGPARKWLTLIQKTLNNHSGTSGDKMCYMPSPIPEPFIELNDDFEESLRLKTSSYSHRQSFHTMNSGRPSNDQSTALPQLDRRFSISNHVIFDHRPSDYESSFRWGHRLSNYARQSDYCGQSNDLRLSDYSKWGSSEDDGCHGDLTNETSFSPPLYNGSTSKEDEHKMLGRSQYCLVFNKQMVGIFLTIWVRSELKDSIRNMKVSCVGRGLMGYLGNKGSISVSLSLHQTSFCFICSHLTSGQKQGDELRRNSDVMEILKKTRFRCDRGLAHQKSPQTILEHDRVIWFGDLNYRIALSHRSAKALVEMQNWRVLLENDQLRNEQNYGRVFVGWNEGNIYFPPTYKYSNNSDQYSGDGMYWKEKRRTPAWCDRILWYGQGLNQLSYVRGESRFSDHRPVYGIFCAEVESNQGQLKKNMSSSSKIDVEELLPYSWQEILNHRSIRSIYFEVHYQIAAMMVKQTSYSSKKSFMEDVKIVEIGLDYRATVFSNR; via the exons ATGAGCGATGAGAATTCAAAGAAAAGCAAG CTTTCATGGTCCAAGAAGATGGTTACTAAATGGTTCAATATCAAGAGCAGAACTGGATGTGGAGATTACCAGACAGATCATGGTGCTTATGAAG ATAAATCTAGTAAGAGCATAGAGCATCATAGCCAGCATGGACATATGAATATTGACGATCCTTGCATAGATGTTCAGAACTATAG CATTTTCGTTGCTACATGGAATGTTGGTGGCAGATCCCCTCCTAGTAATCTAAGTTTAGAAGATTGGCTTCATACATCAGCCCCTGTAGACATTTATGTACTTGG ATTTCAAGAGATAGTACCACTGAATGCCGGTAATGTGTTGGGTGCGGAGGACAGCGGCCCTGCCAGGAAATGGCTAACCCTCATACAGAAAACGCTAAACAATCATTCTGGAACAAGTGGAGATAAAATGTGCTACATGCCATCTCCAATCCCTGAGCCGTTCATAGAATTAAATGATGATTTTGAGGAGTCATTGAGACTCAAGACTTCATCTTACTCTCATCGTCAATCTTTTCATACAATGAATAGCGGAAGACCATCTAACGACCAGTCAACTGCACTGCCTCAACTTGATAGAAGATTTAGTATCTCTAATCATGTGATCTTCGACCACCGGCCTAGTGACTATGAATCCAGTTTCAGATGGGGACACAGGCTAAGCAACTATGCTAGGCAAAGTGATTATTGTGGGCAAAGCAATGACTTAAGGCTAAGTGACTATTCCAAATGGGGATCGTCCGAAGATGATGGATGCCATGGGGATTTGACAAATGAAACTTCATTCTCACCACCGTTGTATAATGGATccacatccaaggaagatgaacaCAAGATGTTGGGACGTTCGCAGTATTGCTTGGTTTTTAATAAACAAATGGTTGGCATTTTTCTCACTATATGGGTCAGGAGTGAATTGAAGGATAGCATACGGAACATGAAAGTATCTTGTGTTGGTCGAGGATTGATGGGCTACCTAGGGAATAAG GGATCAATTTCAGTCAGTTTGTCTTTGCATCAAACAAGTTTTTGCTTCATCTGTAGTCACTTAACCTCAGGACAGAAACAGGGTGATGAGTTAAGAAGGAATTCTGATGTGATGGAGATCCTGAAGAAGACCCGGTTTCGGTGTGATCGAGGTTTGGCTCATCAGAAGTCACCCCAAACAATTCTTGAGCATGA TCGAGTTATCTGGTTTGGGGATTTAAATTATCGAATTGCTCTATCTCACCGCTCTGCCAAGGCACTTGTTGAGATGCAAAACTGGAGAGTGTTGCTCGAGAATGATCAG TTACGTAATGAGCAGAATTACGGTCGAGTGTTTGTTGGATGGAATGAAGGCAATATATATTTTCCACCCACTTACAAATACTCAAATAATTCAGACCAATACTCTGGGGATGGTATGTACTGGAAGGAGAAACGTAGAACTCCTGCTTG GTGTGACAGGATATTGTGGTATGGACAAGGTCTAAATCAGTTATCGTATGTCCGGGGTGAATCTCGGTTTTCAGATCATAGACCTGTTTATGGCATATTTTGTGCTGAGGTAGAGTCAAACCAAGGCCAGTTAAAGAAAAACATGAGTTCTAGTTCCAAGATTGATGTGGAGGAGCTTTTACCATACTCATGG CAGGAAATTCTGAATCATCGGTCAATCCGGTCCATATACTTCGAAGTTCATTACCAAATTGCAGCCATGATGGTGAAGCAAACTTCATACAGTTCTAAAAAATCTTTCATGGAGG AtgttaaaattgttgaaattggGTTGGATTAcagagccacagtgttctccaACAGATGA
- the LOC103491240 gene encoding type IV inositol polyphosphate 5-phosphatase 7-like isoform X2 codes for MSDENSKKSKLSWSKKMVTKWFNIKSRTGCGDYQTDHGAYEDKSSKSIEHHSQHGHMNIDDPCIDVQNYSIFVATWNVGGRSPPSNLSLEDWLHTSAPVDIYVLGFQEIVPLNAGNVLGAEDSGPARKWLTLIQKTLNNHSGTSGDKMCYMPSPIPEPFIELNDDFEESLRLKTSSYSHRQSFHTMNSGRPSNDQSTALPQLDRRFSISNHVIFDHRPSDYESSFRWGHRLSNYARQSDYCGQSNDLRLSDYSKWGSSEDDGCHGDLTNETSFSPPLYNGSTSKEDEHKMLGRSQYCLVFNKQMVGIFLTIWVRSELKDSIRNMKVSCVGRGLMGYLGNKGSISVSLSLHQTSFCFICSHLTSGQKQGDELRRNSDVMEILKKTRFRCDRGLAHQKSPQTILEHDRVIWFGDLNYRIALSHRSAKALVEMQNWRVLLENDQLRNEQNYGRVFVGWNEGNIYFPPTYKYSNNSDQYSGDGMYWKEKRRTPAWCDRILWYGQGLNQLSYVRGESRFSDHRPVYGIFCAEVESNQGQLKKNMSSSSKIDVEELLPYSW; via the exons ATGAGCGATGAGAATTCAAAGAAAAGCAAG CTTTCATGGTCCAAGAAGATGGTTACTAAATGGTTCAATATCAAGAGCAGAACTGGATGTGGAGATTACCAGACAGATCATGGTGCTTATGAAG ATAAATCTAGTAAGAGCATAGAGCATCATAGCCAGCATGGACATATGAATATTGACGATCCTTGCATAGATGTTCAGAACTATAG CATTTTCGTTGCTACATGGAATGTTGGTGGCAGATCCCCTCCTAGTAATCTAAGTTTAGAAGATTGGCTTCATACATCAGCCCCTGTAGACATTTATGTACTTGG ATTTCAAGAGATAGTACCACTGAATGCCGGTAATGTGTTGGGTGCGGAGGACAGCGGCCCTGCCAGGAAATGGCTAACCCTCATACAGAAAACGCTAAACAATCATTCTGGAACAAGTGGAGATAAAATGTGCTACATGCCATCTCCAATCCCTGAGCCGTTCATAGAATTAAATGATGATTTTGAGGAGTCATTGAGACTCAAGACTTCATCTTACTCTCATCGTCAATCTTTTCATACAATGAATAGCGGAAGACCATCTAACGACCAGTCAACTGCACTGCCTCAACTTGATAGAAGATTTAGTATCTCTAATCATGTGATCTTCGACCACCGGCCTAGTGACTATGAATCCAGTTTCAGATGGGGACACAGGCTAAGCAACTATGCTAGGCAAAGTGATTATTGTGGGCAAAGCAATGACTTAAGGCTAAGTGACTATTCCAAATGGGGATCGTCCGAAGATGATGGATGCCATGGGGATTTGACAAATGAAACTTCATTCTCACCACCGTTGTATAATGGATccacatccaaggaagatgaacaCAAGATGTTGGGACGTTCGCAGTATTGCTTGGTTTTTAATAAACAAATGGTTGGCATTTTTCTCACTATATGGGTCAGGAGTGAATTGAAGGATAGCATACGGAACATGAAAGTATCTTGTGTTGGTCGAGGATTGATGGGCTACCTAGGGAATAAG GGATCAATTTCAGTCAGTTTGTCTTTGCATCAAACAAGTTTTTGCTTCATCTGTAGTCACTTAACCTCAGGACAGAAACAGGGTGATGAGTTAAGAAGGAATTCTGATGTGATGGAGATCCTGAAGAAGACCCGGTTTCGGTGTGATCGAGGTTTGGCTCATCAGAAGTCACCCCAAACAATTCTTGAGCATGA TCGAGTTATCTGGTTTGGGGATTTAAATTATCGAATTGCTCTATCTCACCGCTCTGCCAAGGCACTTGTTGAGATGCAAAACTGGAGAGTGTTGCTCGAGAATGATCAG TTACGTAATGAGCAGAATTACGGTCGAGTGTTTGTTGGATGGAATGAAGGCAATATATATTTTCCACCCACTTACAAATACTCAAATAATTCAGACCAATACTCTGGGGATGGTATGTACTGGAAGGAGAAACGTAGAACTCCTGCTTG GTGTGACAGGATATTGTGGTATGGACAAGGTCTAAATCAGTTATCGTATGTCCGGGGTGAATCTCGGTTTTCAGATCATAGACCTGTTTATGGCATATTTTGTGCTGAGGTAGAGTCAAACCAAGGCCAGTTAAAGAAAAACATGAGTTCTAGTTCCAAGATTGATGTGGAGGAGCTTTTACCATACTCATGG TAG